Proteins encoded in a region of the Tripterygium wilfordii isolate XIE 37 chromosome 21, ASM1340144v1, whole genome shotgun sequence genome:
- the LOC119989204 gene encoding uncharacterized protein LOC119989204 isoform X3: MIRMLSISKGIAREKESIGSIYGRNRLWCFGTALHRRACMPPRKYDDGDIFHVFAHGRKSHISMQPVRFRPRIQLLVMAFGLYCRKLFPWHQGGHGTTLSLCKCSISRFNKHRRTDTFRLWITTECGKLQESPCEIAILPQGFRFAVDLPDGPSRGYVAEIFGTHFQLPDLGPIGIFFFH, encoded by the exons ATGATACGAATGTTGTCAATCT CGAAGGGAATcgcaagagaaaaagagagcatCGGATCGATTTATGG GCGCAACAGGCTCTGGTGCTTCGGAACGGCATTGCATAGGAGAGCATGTATGCCGCCGAGAAAGTATGATGATGGCGATATCTTTCACGTCTTTGCTCATGGGCGAAAATCTCACATCTCGAT GCAGCCAGTGAGATTCAGACCGAGGATCCAATTGTTGGTGATGGCATTTGGCCTGTATTGCAGAAAGCTTTTTCCATGGCACCAAGGTGGCCATGGAACAACCTTATCCCTGTGCAAATGCTCCATCTCACGCTTTAATAAGCACAGACGCACAGACACATTCA GGCTTTGGATCACTACTGAATGTGGAAAATTGCAAGAGTCTCCTTGTGAAATTGCCATCTTGCCTCAAGGATTTCGTTTTGCTGTAGATTTGCCAGATGGCCCATCACGTGGTTATGTAGCTGAGATATTTGGCACCCACTTTCAACTTCCTGATCTTGGCCCAATAG ggattttcttctttcattaG
- the LOC119989204 gene encoding uncharacterized protein LOC119989204 isoform X4, which translates to MIRMLSISKGIAREKESIGSIYGRNRLWCFGTALHRRACMPPRKYDDGDIFHVFAHGRKSHISMQPVRFRPRIQLLVMAFGLYCRKLFPWHQGGHGTTLSLCKCSISRFNKHRRTDTFRLWITTECGKLQESPCEIAILPQGFRFAVDLPDGPSRGYVAEIFGTHFQLPDLGPIV; encoded by the exons ATGATACGAATGTTGTCAATCT CGAAGGGAATcgcaagagaaaaagagagcatCGGATCGATTTATGG GCGCAACAGGCTCTGGTGCTTCGGAACGGCATTGCATAGGAGAGCATGTATGCCGCCGAGAAAGTATGATGATGGCGATATCTTTCACGTCTTTGCTCATGGGCGAAAATCTCACATCTCGAT GCAGCCAGTGAGATTCAGACCGAGGATCCAATTGTTGGTGATGGCATTTGGCCTGTATTGCAGAAAGCTTTTTCCATGGCACCAAGGTGGCCATGGAACAACCTTATCCCTGTGCAAATGCTCCATCTCACGCTTTAATAAGCACAGACGCACAGACACATTCA GGCTTTGGATCACTACTGAATGTGGAAAATTGCAAGAGTCTCCTTGTGAAATTGCCATCTTGCCTCAAGGATTTCGTTTTGCTGTAGATTTGCCAGATGGCCCATCACGTGGTTATGTAGCTGAGATATTTGGCACCCACTTTCAACTTCCTGATCTTGGCCCAATAG tctag
- the LOC119989204 gene encoding homogentisate 1,2-dioxygenase-like isoform X8, which produces MPPRKYDDGDIFHVFAHGRKSHISMQPVRFRPRIQLLVMAFGLYCRKLFPWHQGGHGTTLSLCKCSISRFNKHRRTDTFRLWITTECGKLQESPCEIAILPQGFRFAVDLPDGPSRGYVAEIFGTHFQLPDLGPIGANGLALLQGIFFFH; this is translated from the exons ATGCCGCCGAGAAAGTATGATGATGGCGATATCTTTCACGTCTTTGCTCATGGGCGAAAATCTCACATCTCGAT GCAGCCAGTGAGATTCAGACCGAGGATCCAATTGTTGGTGATGGCATTTGGCCTGTATTGCAGAAAGCTTTTTCCATGGCACCAAGGTGGCCATGGAACAACCTTATCCCTGTGCAAATGCTCCATCTCACGCTTTAATAAGCACAGACGCACAGACACATTCA GGCTTTGGATCACTACTGAATGTGGAAAATTGCAAGAGTCTCCTTGTGAAATTGCCATCTTGCCTCAAGGATTTCGTTTTGCTGTAGATTTGCCAGATGGCCCATCACGTGGTTATGTAGCTGAGATATTTGGCACCCACTTTCAACTTCCTGATCTTGGCCCAATAG GTGCTAATGGTCTTGCTCTGCTCCAAGggattttcttctttcattaG
- the LOC119989204 gene encoding uncharacterized protein LOC119989204 isoform X1: MIRMLSISKGIAREKESIGSIYGRNRLWCFGTALHRRACMPPRKYDDGDIFHVFAHGRKSHISMQPVRFRPRIQLLVMAFGLYCRKLFPWHQGGHGTTLSLCKCSISRFNKHRRTDTFRLWITTECGKLQESPCEIAILPQGFRFAVDLPDGPSRGYVAEIFGTHFQLPDLGPIGANGLALLQGIFFFH, encoded by the exons ATGATACGAATGTTGTCAATCT CGAAGGGAATcgcaagagaaaaagagagcatCGGATCGATTTATGG GCGCAACAGGCTCTGGTGCTTCGGAACGGCATTGCATAGGAGAGCATGTATGCCGCCGAGAAAGTATGATGATGGCGATATCTTTCACGTCTTTGCTCATGGGCGAAAATCTCACATCTCGAT GCAGCCAGTGAGATTCAGACCGAGGATCCAATTGTTGGTGATGGCATTTGGCCTGTATTGCAGAAAGCTTTTTCCATGGCACCAAGGTGGCCATGGAACAACCTTATCCCTGTGCAAATGCTCCATCTCACGCTTTAATAAGCACAGACGCACAGACACATTCA GGCTTTGGATCACTACTGAATGTGGAAAATTGCAAGAGTCTCCTTGTGAAATTGCCATCTTGCCTCAAGGATTTCGTTTTGCTGTAGATTTGCCAGATGGCCCATCACGTGGTTATGTAGCTGAGATATTTGGCACCCACTTTCAACTTCCTGATCTTGGCCCAATAG GTGCTAATGGTCTTGCTCTGCTCCAAGggattttcttctttcattaG
- the LOC119989204 gene encoding uncharacterized protein LOC119989204 isoform X9, which translates to MIRMLSISKGIAREKESIGSIYGRNRLWCFGTALHRRACMPPRKYDDGDIFHVFAHGRKSHISMQPVRFRPRIQLLVMAFGLYCRKLFPWHQGGHGTTLSLCKCSISRFNKHRRTDTFSFAFYDFTFSFSYHVKII; encoded by the exons ATGATACGAATGTTGTCAATCT CGAAGGGAATcgcaagagaaaaagagagcatCGGATCGATTTATGG GCGCAACAGGCTCTGGTGCTTCGGAACGGCATTGCATAGGAGAGCATGTATGCCGCCGAGAAAGTATGATGATGGCGATATCTTTCACGTCTTTGCTCATGGGCGAAAATCTCACATCTCGAT GCAGCCAGTGAGATTCAGACCGAGGATCCAATTGTTGGTGATGGCATTTGGCCTGTATTGCAGAAAGCTTTTTCCATGGCACCAAGGTGGCCATGGAACAACCTTATCCCTGTGCAAATGCTCCATCTCACGCTTTAATAAGCACAGACGCACAGACACATTCAGTTTTGCCTTTTATGACTTCACTTTCTCCTTTTCTTACCATGTgaaaatcatataa